From Alteromonas sp. BL110:
CAAAAATAAGAAAGTTATTTGACATTACTCTCACCGAGTACAGAAAAGGCACTGATTATGGACGCTCCTTTAATTATTTAAGAAAGAAAATTGAAGCAAAGGGAATTTTTGTACTGATAAAGGGAAACTTAGGCAACTATCACAGTGATGTTGAGGTCGGTACGTTTCGCGGTTTCGCTATCAGTGATGAAATAGCTCCATTTATTGTTATTAATCATCAGGAAGCAAAAAGTTCCAGAGCATACACTCTACTTCATGAGCTAACTCACGTCTTATTGGGCAAGACAGGCATCAGTGCTGATGTAGGCGAAGATAAAGTTGAAAGGTTTTGTGATAGGGTCGCGAGCCTCGTTTTATTGAGTGATCATGAGTTAAAATATTTTTCTCCGGCAACCGAACTGTTTTCTCAACTATCCAAAGACATAAGTGACTTTGCCTTAGCTAAGAAAGTTAGCAGTACTCAAGTTGCATATCGCCTTTTTCAACTTCACAAAATTACAAGTAGTGCATACAGGAAGCTATGTAAATTCTATTACGAGCAATGGCTTAGTAGTAAAAAGGCCGAACGCAACAAAGATGGCGGCGGTCCAAACCAAAATGTAATTAAGAAAAGCTACTTAGGTGGGATAGTCGATTTTGTTCATAGAATGTTTGAGTCCGGTGCTATTAGCTCCACTCAAGCAGGCATTGTGTTGGATACGCACCCAACTCGTTTGGGCAATTTTTTCAATAACGCTACCCCCCATTGATAAGGAAGTCATTTGCTATATTTAATGGACGCCAATACTTTCATTGAGGCAAAAGAGCTTTATTACCCTTTCGATATTGTTCCTGAGTATTGGGATTGGTTGGTTTATCAAGGTAGTCTTCAAAACTTAAAAGTACCCGTCGAAATATACACTGAAATAAATGGGGCAAATCAAGATAAAAAATATCATGATGAGCTAGCGAAATGGGCTCGGACAGTAGACGTAAAGAGTAATCTGGTGCTCGATGAAGAATTAGATTACGGTTTGGTTAATACTGTAATTACACAAGGGTATGTCGCTTCACCTACGGAGGCAGATTTGCTGAAAATGGGTAGAGATCCATTCTTAATTGCATACGCACTAACAGACCCTCAAAACATTACTGTTGTGACAACCGAAGCAAGCAAGCCAACAAAAAAAGGAGCTAACCGTCATGTACCGGATGTTTGTAAACATTTCGGAGTGCAATGCTGTAACACCTTTAGCTTGGTTCGCTCACTTGGTTTTTCTACCAATTGGAAAAAATCTGTGTGATAACAGTAGTCGCCAAAAAAGAGTTTTTTATTCGTGCTACAGGCTTGTTACCAAATATAATATACTATGAACTACTTAAATTAATATACGCCTACACTTCCTGTCCAGCGCTAGCTGCAATTAGAGTTACTAGCGTAAACGGTTGTTTATCAAATAAAGAGGGAGATAACATCATCTCCCTCTTTTTCTTTCTAATTTAGCTTATGCTGACCCTACTTTTACATCGTCGAACAGCTTGAATGTTTCTTTAATAGCGTCTTTTTCGTCACTGTTCTCATAATGCACGCCAATTAAAACAGCGCCTTCTTTAATAGCATCTTCATAGAATTTAACTTCATGTTCTGGTATCGCAAGGCCTATGGCCCCGCCTATTAGCCCTCCTGTAGCCGCTCCTGCGCCGCCAGAGGCTAATGCAGCAACTACCGGTCCACTGGCAAGAATTCCTGCTCCTCCAGTTGCTACTACGCCTACCGCTGCTAAACCGCCTACTACAGCGGCCAATAAACCGCCTGAAGAAGCGCCAATAGCAACGCCTTCCGGTAATTTTGAGTTTTCAGTTAAAGCAAAGCTTTCTTCTGTAAGAGATTCGTTCGCCACCAAAGAAATATTCTTATCGCTGAAGCCCTTTTGTTCTAGGGCTTGAATTGCCACGCTTGCTTCACTAGGGTGTTTAAATAGACCTGTAATTACATCACTCATCGTTATCTCCTTCTATCTTGAGTGTAAGTTAAAAGAACCTAATTGTTCTTCTATTCGTTACCTAATGCAGCAACCTTTGCGCCAGTAATCATGAAGTGTCTCAAACCGCCTCTACAGGCGGCTAGAAAGGGTATGGGGTGATTATGTACAGTATGAGTGATAGGCGTAGAGGGTATATATTACTCACAGATTAAACCGATTCGAGTAAAAATGACTTCAATAATGCAATTGCTGTAATCAGCGCAGTAATAACGTAATTCCTTTTAAAGGGAATTATTGTTAGCGAGCTAATGATAAGGTTATGTTTTATCGACCGATGTAATATGTAGGGTGAGTAGAAGGTTTGAAGGAGTATTGAAATACATTAGTGAAATACACTTATTTAAAGGTATGAAATAAAACTCACTTCAACGGTTGTGATATTAGAAACAGGTTCATACTTATAAGCTATACACGATCAATACTTTATGAGGCTCCATGGCTATTCCATATTCATTGCTAGATTTAGCGCCTATTTCAGAAGGGTATAGCGTTAAAGATGCGTTAAACAACTCCAAGCTAATGGCTATGGAAGCGGAGCGCAGTGGCTATGAAAGAGTGTGGTTAGCGGAGCACCACGGTATGCATGGTGTAGCCAGCTCTGCTACCTCTGTAGTGTTAACACACATTGCTAATGCTACCTCTACCATCAAAATTGGGGCAGGTGGCATTATGCTGCCTAATCATGCGCCCTTGGTTATTGCTGAACAATTTGGCACGCTAGCTGAGTTATTTCCCCATCGCATAGAGCTTGGGCTGGGGCGAGCGCCAGGTACTGATATGGCAACAGCAAGAGCACTTCGTCGTAATTTGCAAAGCGATGTAGATAGCTACCCAGAAGACATTCAGGAACTTCAGCATTACTTAGGCCCACCGAAAGAGGGGCAGCCAATTGTTGCAGTACCTGGTGCCAATACGCAGGTGCCTTTGTGGTTACTTGGTTCTAGCTTGTACAGTGCCCAGGTGGCGGCAAAAATGGGGCTGCCTTATTCATTCGCTTCCCACTTCGCACCCGATGCGCTATTTGATGCCCTCCATGTGTATCGCAACATGTTTAAACCTTCGCCCCAATTATCAGCACCAAAGGCCATGGCAGGTGTAATGGTGGTTATTGCTGAAACCGATGAAGAAGCAGAGTTGTTATTCACGTCTGTGAAGCAGCAATTTATGAATATGCGACGTGGCCTCAATAAGCCGTTTGCCAAGCCTATGCCTAACTTTGACGAATATTGCACGGCGACAGATGAGGCCATGTTATCTAGTGTGTTGAGATATGCCTTGGTTGGCTCGAAAGAAACGGTGCGATGCAAGCTCGCTGAATTTATCGAGGCAACGGATATTGATGAGATTATTGTGTCTATGCCAATTTACGATATAGAAGCGCGTTTATTTAGCGTTAAAGCGTTCGCAGAGATCGCATCCTAGCACCTAAAAAGTTATGACCAGTTTTACATATTTGGTCATAACTTCTTCTATGCAATGCGCAAGAATAACTTTATGATATACAATGGTATGTGTATTTTCATTTTGGTGTTGCAGGTTTACAGTCATGCTTAAGGTCTGGTTTTCCTTTTTCTTTGCTCTTGCGTTTCTCGCAGCGAGCCTAAGCTCTGCACATGCGAAAGAAGCACTGGACCTTGTCATTATTGAAACGCTCCCCGTACCTATTGTTGCTGAATCGCGAGGCGAATTTGAAAAAGAGCTCATTCGAATTATGCCCGAGCACGATATCAACATAACTACATACAACGCTGAAGGGTCTGAGATTCGCGCTAAAGAAATACTCGACGAACTAGCGCAAGAGGCTAAACCTGATCTCATCGTGTCTGTCGCTACCTTAGCTACTCGTGCATTAAATGCTGCTGAAGAATTTATTGAAACGCCAAAACTTTTTATGGTGGTTTCCGCTCCCGTTGAGGAAGGCATTGTTCCTGCTATCGGCGCTGTGAGTAAACGCAATATGACGGGCGAGTCACACGTACTTGATGCTAAGGTAAAGCTCGATATGTTGGACGGCGTGCTTAGAGCATCAGATCCTGAGACGCCATTTACTATAGGTTTAGTACATTCTACCTATCCCTCATCGAGTAACCTAGTCAACCAATTACTCGCATTAGACAGTGAGTATGAGAATATAAACTTAGTCGCAGTCAGTACGCCTTATTTAGAAGGCGATGAAGGGCTTGTTGAAATGACGGATAGCATTGTGGCTAGCTTAGAGCAAAAGAGCGTAGAGCTGGATGGCTATTGGTTGTCATCTGGCCCCTTAGCAGAAGCCAAAGGGTTAGTAGAAAAAGTTAAAGAAAAGACGGGGTTACTTCCCTTATTTGCTGAAAGTATTTCATCAGTTAAAAAAGGCGCGCTTATCGGTGTGGTTTCTGAACCAGCTAGTATTGGAAAATCAGCGGCAAGAAAAGCAAAGCTGATACTTCAAAGAAAATCGGCGAGAGACATTCCTGTTGGCAAAATGGACACGTACACTGTTGCAGTAAACGTAACTACGGCAATTAAATTACAATTGCCCATTCCATCAAGTTACTTAAAACTCTCGAAAGAGCATGTGTACCAATAAGGCCTAATTAGAAGTTAGTATGCGGATCAAATCAAAACTACTAGTTATCTACATCCCAATTTTGTTAATTGGCATGGCACTTACCGGGTATTGGGCTTATCTAACCGCTTACGACTCGGTGCGCGAAAGGGAATATCAGCTTCTTACTCAAACCCTTACATTAAACGTGCTGGAGATCATTGATGAGAGGCGGGAGCTGCTCATTGAATCAGGTCTAGAAAATGTCCCCGTTTTTCGCGAGGCTTATCAAAAAGAAGTGTTTGAAGAGCTAAAGTCGCTACAGCAAACAACAGATCGGCATTTTGCCATTGGTGACAAAAGTACAGGTACCGTCATATTTAGTACTACTGAAAGTGAAGTTGTACTGAATGCAGAAAACGCTAATAGGGCGACAATAGCTAATCGGCGCGTGGCGTATGGCGAGTCGAGCGTAAATGACATGGACGTGTTGTTTGCTTGTTCTGAATTTACTCCATGGAATTGGAAAGTAACGGTTTTACAACCCGCTGAACCCTTACAATCCTCGTTATTCACGATAGCTTGGCTAACCTTTCTGGTAACGTTGTTTGCTGTAGTTATCGTTAGCTTACTCATGGGCAAGGTAACCCAGGTGTTCGTTGTCTCTCCCATTGAGAAAATCAAATCAGCGGCAAGTCGCATTGCTGTTGACCATAAGAGGGTGAGCATTGACTTAGAACAAAATGATGAATTAGGAAGCTTGGCTCGCGATGTTGAAGCTATGTCTGGTGAAATCGAGGAATATGTCGCGCAAGCCCAGCAGGCAAATCGCGCGAAGACAGATTTTCTCGCGGTAATGAGTCATGAGATTCGCACGCCGCTAAACGGTATTCAAGGTTTAGCAACACTGCTTTTAGATACTCAACTTTCAGATAAGCAGCATCAGTATGCCAGTGATTTGAAGTCATCAGCATCTATTCTTGCTACCGTTATAAATGACGTATTAGATCTCTCTAAAATTGAGTCGGGTATGTCGGAAATTGACGTGACAGAGTTCGATCTCGATTCAATGCTGAATGACCTTATAACGCTATTAGGCACAAACGCTAGTGCTAACAGTACCCGGTTAGTTTATAAGAGCAAGAATTTAGAGTCTGTGGCGGTAACTAGCGATATTACCAAACTTCGCCAAATCATTATTAATTTGGTAAGCAATGCTATTAAGTTTACTCACAAAGGAACAGTGAGTATCTCGGCTAAACTTAAACAGCCGTCAACTGAAACCATGGGTGATAACCGGTTAATTATTGCGGTTAAAGATACAGGTATTGGTATTGAGCCTGATAGGCTAGAACATATATTTGATAAGTTTACGCAGTCCGATTCTTCTATAACGCGTAAATATGGCGGTACTGGACTTGGTCTTGCTATTGCTAAGCAGCTTGCTCAGATACTCGGTGGTGACATAAAAGTCGTCAGCAAAGTTGGCGAAGGCTCGTGCTTTACCGTTACTGCAGATGTTCAATCTAGACTTATGTCGGATTCATCAATTGATTCTTCCTCTGCTCGTCAAGCACATGGCGCAAGCCTACCATCAGGGCTCAAGGTACTATTGGCTGAAGACAATGCCATTAATGCTGTGGTAGCTCAGGCACTATTAGAGCAGCTGAAATGTGATGTAGAACACGTTGATAACGGATTAAAAGCCGCTGCGCGTGTTGAGGAAGGCGGTATTGATGTGGTCTTCATGGATGTGCACATGCCTGTTATGGATGGCATTGAAGCGACGAAACGCATCAGAAAACTGGAAGGTGAGCTTAGCAAAACACCTGTTATCGGGCTTACCGCAGAAGCATTTAAAGAACGACATATCTCATTTAAGCAGGCGGGGATGGACGACATAGTCACAAAGCCTGTCACCGTTGAAGCCTTGCAAGAAAGTTTGTTAAAACTGGCGCTTAGCCAAGAAGTCACTGATAATAGTTAACGCAACTCTGCGTCAATGTGTTGCGTTTGTATAGCCAGTGGTGACCGTCATCATTGGCTGTATTGATATACTTTAACGAGACTTTACTTATCAAGGTGATGCGTGCCAATCAACAGACCCAGTGAACAACGCAGGCTTAGAATAGCGCTAATTATCGGTGCTATTCTGGTACTTGTGTTCATGGCGGCTGATTTAGTGCTATTGCCTAACAGTATGTATGAACTGTACACCTTCGACCGTCTACTTCTTCAATTGCCTATTATACTCGTTGTTGTTGTACTGTCTTTTTGGCGCGAATTCATACGGTATCGAGCATATATATTTTCTGGCCTGCTTATTGCGCTTTCCTACAGCAACTATTGGTTAATATGGGTTTGCTGGGAAGAGCACAATTTTATTTTTCCTTACGAAGGCACCATCCTCTATGCATTCTTTTGTGTATTCGCGTTGGGTATTCCATTTAAGTTAGCAGCCGCTGCTAATGTTATCAATATCTTGGGGTTTTTAGGGTTAATGTGGCTAGCGCCGGTTTACGGTGACAGGGTTCCAATTTCAGCAGCTTTTGTATCAGGGTCATTATTTATATGCGTATATGCTCGTTATCGGCTAGATCGCAGTGTACGCATGCTCAAAGAAACTAACGATCGCTTATTAAAGCTGAGCAAGTTTGACTCGTTATCTGATCTACTTAATCGACGTGCGCTACGAGATCAAAGTGAAAAGTTGTTGGCCTTAAGTAAGCGGCATGATGTCTCGATGGCGGTATTGATGCTTGATTTAGATGACTTCAAAAAATATAACGACAGTTTTGGTCATCAGCAGGGTGATGAAGCAATAAAAGAACAAGCGCGTATTATGAAGCAAGTATTTAAACGGGAAACTGATATCTTGGGCCGTTACGGTGGCGAAGAATTCATTGTTGTTTTAAGCGATATCAGTAAAGAGCAGGTTGAAAAGCATGCCCAAGCACTATTGAATAAATGGAACCATGTTCAATTAAAACATGCTGAGGAAGCGAAGCACCCTTTTATGAGTTGTTCAATTGGCGTGGCTTACGCCAATACGGTTGGTGACATATCCATTGATTGGCTTATTGATGAAGCCGATAAAGTACTTTATGAAGCTAAAGAAAAAGGTAAAGCGCAGTATGTGCTAACAGAAGCACAGTGCTAGCGCTAACACTGTGCTCTTAATATAAACCGTGCTCTTCGTTTAAAAAACTACAGCTTAAGTATCATTTTTCCGGTGTTTTTACCTTCAAACAGCATATTGAGGCCTTTTTCGGCGTTATCTAAACCTTCAACGGTATGCGCGCGGTACTTTATCTTTCCTTGCTGTACATAAGGGGTGAGTTTTTCTAAAAGCTTTGGAATTTCATCCCAATGGTCTGGCATCGCAAACCCACGAATATTAATACGCTTCTTAATTAATGGAATCCAGTTAGGTCCTGGTGATGGCTCTTCTGACTGGTAATCGGCAATCATTCCACATACAACAATACGACCGTGGGCATTCATTCTGTTGAATATATGGTGCTGGATAGGACCGCCCGTATTTTCATAAAATACATCAATTTTATCTGGTGTAAGTTCGGCCAGTTTTTCTTCTAAGTCGTCGGTTTTGTAATTAATTGCGCCGTCAAAACCTAGCTCGTTGACAATCCAGTCGGCTTTGTCGTCACTACCAACGACACCAATTACGCGAAGCCCGTCTGCTTTTGCTAACTGACCGACAATTGAGCCTACAGAGCCCGCAGCGCCTGTTACGATGAGGGTTTCGCCTTCCTTAGGTTCGCCAAAATTATAAAGGCCTGTAGTGGCGGTTAAACCAGGTAGCGCAAATACACAAAGTGCCATTTCTTCAGTAACACCCTGCTGAAGCTTATTAAAGCCTGAGCCATCACTTAGCACATATTCACGCCAGCCAGTCATGCCCATAACTTTGTCGCCAACTGAAAAGTCTGGATTATTAGACTCAACTACTTCGCCTACACCGCTGGAGCGCATAACATCGCCAAGTTCTACAGGAGGAATATAGCTTTCTCTGTCTTCACTCATCCAACCTAACATGGCAGGGTCTAGAGACATATGGGTTTGCTTAATTAGAATTTGTCCGTCCTTTGGGGTCGGTATTTCAAGCTCTTTTGTTTCGAATAGATGGGGGCCAATTTTTCCATCCTCGGGACGCTTTACCAGCGTGATAGCCTTATATGTTGACATTGTATCCTCCTGAAACATGTAAAAGGTTTTTGGTGATGTGCCTAATGATTCGCTTAGTATTGAAACGCGATATTCATAGCTGAGATCATCTACCAGTTGTAAAGATAGGGTGGGGCTTATTGTTATAAACACAACCAGTATGCAACTGTAGCTATAAAATTGAGTGAAAAATGAGGTCAGTATAGAAAGTTGAAGTTGTTAGAAGCCAAATAATCCTATTAACAATATAGTGATCTTTGGTTAACTTCGCTTTATCAAGTTTGTTTATAAATGCGTCGAAGTTGTAGCTAAAATTGTAAATAATGCGATAAAAGTGCGTAAATAACGTTTACTTGCATTGAACAAAACTACTCATATCCGTAGAATGCCTGCTGCAATTTTCCCCTATTACAATGAGTATCTTATGAAGCAACAGTTTTCTTTACGTGCCTCAGTTTGCTTAGCGCTTGCTACCTTAGCCTCTTCTTCTGCGCTAGCGGCTGGTTTCCAAGTTAATGAACACAGTGCAAACGGCCTAGGCCGTGCTATGGCAGGCCAAGCAGCCAAGCCAGAAAATGCCTCTATTTTAGCAACTAACCCTGCCGCGATTGGTGTATTTAAAGAAGCTGAGTTCAGTGCGTCAGTAAGCTTTATCGACCCAAATGTAGATATTGATGGCACTGCAACTTATGCATTGGGAGAGACCTCTCTTCCTACTGATGCAAGCTCTCTTTCTACTTCGGCAACGGAAGATGATATTGCAGATACTGCGTTCGTACCTGGATTTTTTTATACCACACCAATAAATGAAAAATTCTCGGCAGGTGTCGGTGTGTTTACTACTTATGGTCTTCGCTCTGATTACTCAGATGATTTTGAAGCTTTGCCATTTGCCGATGAAGCAGAGGTTAAAAGCATAACTTTCAACCCTGCGATATCATACAAGGTAAACGAACAGCTAATGGTTGGTTTCGGTCTGAACGCAACCTACGCCGAAGCTGAAATTGGTTCAGGGGTTTCTGAGTCTTTATCATTTGCCTTCAATGCATTGGGGACTACTGTTCCGGCAGGCGCTTCTCTTTTTAATCTAGAAGGAGACGATTGGGGCTACGGTTGGAACGCAGGAATTTTCTGGCAGCCTACTGAAATGACTAATATTGCTCTTTCATATCGCGCTGAGACAAAACTGGAGCTAAGTGGTGAAGTATCTTCAGATTTGAGAGCAGCACTTAACCAAGATGGAAGCCTTGATTTAAATTTAGCTGCAATTACGGAGCTAGCCATCGATCAGAAATTAAACGATCAGTGGTCTGTACAAAGTAGTGTAACTTTCACTGATTGGAGTACTTTCCAAAAGCTTGAAGCTAATCTTGCAAGCGGAGATGATTTCCTTATCAAAGAAGAAAACTTTGACGATTCATGGCGCGCATCTATCGGCGTTACCTATATCTTAAACGATGAGATTACTCTTCGTGCGGGCTATGCCTATGATGATGGAGTGGTATCGGTAGAAAACCGCTCACTAAGTATCCCAGACACTGACCGTCATTGGGTTTCTGGTGGTATGACTTACACCATGAGTGAAGACACCTCAATTGACCTTGCCTATGTATTTATTGATGGTCGTGAAGCGGACATCAATAAAGAGAGAACGATTGTAGAAAATGCAGTACCTGGTACAGATTTTACTACGACATTTGTTGGTACTCAGTCAGCTACAGCGCACATTCTAAGTGTTCAAATGAACACTCGCTTCTAAAAACAAAGAAGTTAAGTGCAATAAAAAGGCAGCGTTTTTACGCTGCCTTTTTCGGTTTAGACGTAATATTTTGCCACTAGTTGATTATTAAATCTGCGCAAATAAATCTTGTAAGCAAGTGATCGCGGCGCTGATTTTGGCAGGCATAAGATCCCGTTTCGGAGTCACCGCATAAACGGTATAGTCAGGCAATTCCCATTCTGTGAAAAGCTGCTTCATCTCACCTGATTTGAGTAAGTGTCTTACCTCTGGTTCG
This genomic window contains:
- a CDS encoding ImmA/IrrE family metallo-endopeptidase, whose product is MLKVNGKMLTWAREDCGLSLEDAALKLGYKDSKQSSAAEKLLHVEKTGEISKSSFTKAQTTYRKPVLTYYLNEPPIPTSVGEDFRTPESASDPRQNNIVKAILSNVVARQSMIKELLVTEDEVQHLKFIGSLNMSMEPETAATKIRKLFDITLTEYRKGTDYGRSFNYLRKKIEAKGIFVLIKGNLGNYHSDVEVGTFRGFAISDEIAPFIVINHQEAKSSRAYTLLHELTHVLLGKTGISADVGEDKVERFCDRVASLVLLSDHELKYFSPATELFSQLSKDISDFALAKKVSSTQVAYRLFQLHKITSSAYRKLCKFYYEQWLSSKKAERNKDGGGPNQNVIKKSYLGGIVDFVHRMFESGAISSTQAGIVLDTHPTRLGNFFNNATPH
- a CDS encoding DUF4411 family protein, whose amino-acid sequence is MLYLMDANTFIEAKELYYPFDIVPEYWDWLVYQGSLQNLKVPVEIYTEINGANQDKKYHDELAKWARTVDVKSNLVLDEELDYGLVNTVITQGYVASPTEADLLKMGRDPFLIAYALTDPQNITVVTTEASKPTKKGANRHVPDVCKHFGVQCCNTFSLVRSLGFSTNWKKSV
- a CDS encoding LLM class flavin-dependent oxidoreductase, which encodes MAIPYSLLDLAPISEGYSVKDALNNSKLMAMEAERSGYERVWLAEHHGMHGVASSATSVVLTHIANATSTIKIGAGGIMLPNHAPLVIAEQFGTLAELFPHRIELGLGRAPGTDMATARALRRNLQSDVDSYPEDIQELQHYLGPPKEGQPIVAVPGANTQVPLWLLGSSLYSAQVAAKMGLPYSFASHFAPDALFDALHVYRNMFKPSPQLSAPKAMAGVMVVIAETDEEAELLFTSVKQQFMNMRRGLNKPFAKPMPNFDEYCTATDEAMLSSVLRYALVGSKETVRCKLAEFIEATDIDEIIVSMPIYDIEARLFSVKAFAEIAS
- a CDS encoding ABC transporter substrate-binding protein, coding for MLKVWFSFFFALAFLAASLSSAHAKEALDLVIIETLPVPIVAESRGEFEKELIRIMPEHDINITTYNAEGSEIRAKEILDELAQEAKPDLIVSVATLATRALNAAEEFIETPKLFMVVSAPVEEGIVPAIGAVSKRNMTGESHVLDAKVKLDMLDGVLRASDPETPFTIGLVHSTYPSSSNLVNQLLALDSEYENINLVAVSTPYLEGDEGLVEMTDSIVASLEQKSVELDGYWLSSGPLAEAKGLVEKVKEKTGLLPLFAESISSVKKGALIGVVSEPASIGKSAARKAKLILQRKSARDIPVGKMDTYTVAVNVTTAIKLQLPIPSSYLKLSKEHVYQ
- a CDS encoding ATP-binding protein, with the protein product MRIKSKLLVIYIPILLIGMALTGYWAYLTAYDSVREREYQLLTQTLTLNVLEIIDERRELLIESGLENVPVFREAYQKEVFEELKSLQQTTDRHFAIGDKSTGTVIFSTTESEVVLNAENANRATIANRRVAYGESSVNDMDVLFACSEFTPWNWKVTVLQPAEPLQSSLFTIAWLTFLVTLFAVVIVSLLMGKVTQVFVVSPIEKIKSAASRIAVDHKRVSIDLEQNDELGSLARDVEAMSGEIEEYVAQAQQANRAKTDFLAVMSHEIRTPLNGIQGLATLLLDTQLSDKQHQYASDLKSSASILATVINDVLDLSKIESGMSEIDVTEFDLDSMLNDLITLLGTNASANSTRLVYKSKNLESVAVTSDITKLRQIIINLVSNAIKFTHKGTVSISAKLKQPSTETMGDNRLIIAVKDTGIGIEPDRLEHIFDKFTQSDSSITRKYGGTGLGLAIAKQLAQILGGDIKVVSKVGEGSCFTVTADVQSRLMSDSSIDSSSARQAHGASLPSGLKVLLAEDNAINAVVAQALLEQLKCDVEHVDNGLKAAARVEEGGIDVVFMDVHMPVMDGIEATKRIRKLEGELSKTPVIGLTAEAFKERHISFKQAGMDDIVTKPVTVEALQESLLKLALSQEVTDNS
- a CDS encoding GGDEF domain-containing protein, encoding MPINRPSEQRRLRIALIIGAILVLVFMAADLVLLPNSMYELYTFDRLLLQLPIILVVVVLSFWREFIRYRAYIFSGLLIALSYSNYWLIWVCWEEHNFIFPYEGTILYAFFCVFALGIPFKLAAAANVINILGFLGLMWLAPVYGDRVPISAAFVSGSLFICVYARYRLDRSVRMLKETNDRLLKLSKFDSLSDLLNRRALRDQSEKLLALSKRHDVSMAVLMLDLDDFKKYNDSFGHQQGDEAIKEQARIMKQVFKRETDILGRYGGEEFIVVLSDISKEQVEKHAQALLNKWNHVQLKHAEEAKHPFMSCSIGVAYANTVGDISIDWLIDEADKVLYEAKEKGKAQYVLTEAQC
- a CDS encoding NADP-dependent oxidoreductase, with protein sequence MSTYKAITLVKRPEDGKIGPHLFETKELEIPTPKDGQILIKQTHMSLDPAMLGWMSEDRESYIPPVELGDVMRSSGVGEVVESNNPDFSVGDKVMGMTGWREYVLSDGSGFNKLQQGVTEEMALCVFALPGLTATTGLYNFGEPKEGETLIVTGAAGSVGSIVGQLAKADGLRVIGVVGSDDKADWIVNELGFDGAINYKTDDLEEKLAELTPDKIDVFYENTGGPIQHHIFNRMNAHGRIVVCGMIADYQSEEPSPGPNWIPLIKKRINIRGFAMPDHWDEIPKLLEKLTPYVQQGKIKYRAHTVEGLDNAEKGLNMLFEGKNTGKMILKL
- a CDS encoding OmpP1/FadL family transporter; translation: MKQQFSLRASVCLALATLASSSALAAGFQVNEHSANGLGRAMAGQAAKPENASILATNPAAIGVFKEAEFSASVSFIDPNVDIDGTATYALGETSLPTDASSLSTSATEDDIADTAFVPGFFYTTPINEKFSAGVGVFTTYGLRSDYSDDFEALPFADEAEVKSITFNPAISYKVNEQLMVGFGLNATYAEAEIGSGVSESLSFAFNALGTTVPAGASLFNLEGDDWGYGWNAGIFWQPTEMTNIALSYRAETKLELSGEVSSDLRAALNQDGSLDLNLAAITELAIDQKLNDQWSVQSSVTFTDWSTFQKLEANLASGDDFLIKEENFDDSWRASIGVTYILNDEITLRAGYAYDDGVVSVENRSLSIPDTDRHWVSGGMTYTMSEDTSIDLAYVFIDGREADINKERTIVENAVPGTDFTTTFVGTQSATAHILSVQMNTRF